From the genome of Streptomyces sp. JH34:
GTTCGCCGAGGTGGATTACGTTGCCGTGTCCGTCGGCCAGGACCTGGATCTCGATGTGGCGGGGCCGGTCGATCCACCGCTCCACGAGGAGCGTGTCGTCGCCGAAGGAGGCGCGTGCCTCGCGCCGGGCCGCCGCGATCTCGTCCGCCAGCAGTGCCTCCTCGCGGACCAGACGCATGCCCTTGCCGCCGCCGCCCGCCGACGGCTTCAGCAGGACGGGCATCCCGATCTCCCTGGCCGCGGCGGCCAGTTGGGCGTCCGTGAGACCGCTGCCCGAGGAGCCGGGCACCACCGGCACACCGGCCGCGGCGACGGTCTCCTTGGCGCGGATCTTGTCGCCCATCAGCGAGATCGCCGGAGCGGGCGGCCCGATGAAGACCAGCCCCGCCTCCGCGCACGCCTGCGCGAAACCGGCGTTCTCGGCGAGGAAGCCGTACCCCGGGTGGACGGCCTCGGCGCCCGTGCGGCGGGCGGCGTCCAGGAGCCGCTCCACCGACAGGTAGCTCTCCGTGGCGGGGGCGGGCCCGATGCGTACCGCCGTGTCCGCCTCCCTGACGTGCCGGGCGTCCGCGTCGGCGTCGCTGAAGACGGCGACCGACCGCACGCCGAGCTCGCGCAGCGTCCGGATGACCCGGACCGCGATCTCGCCACGGTTGGCGACCAGAACAGTGCTGAACATGGAAGTCCTCACATCACATCCGGAAGACGCCGAAACTGGGTTCCCCCAGCGGGGCGTTGGCACACGCGGTCAGGGCGAGCCCCAGCACCTGCCGGGTCTCCGTCGGGTCGATCACACCGTCGTCCCAGAGCCGGGCGGTGGCGTAGTAGGCGTTGCCCTGCTGCTCGTACTGCGCGCGGACCGGATCCTTGAAGGCCTCCTCGTCCTCGGCCGGCCACTCCTCGCCGCGGCCCTCGATCTGGTCCCGCTTGACGGTGGCCAGCACGGACGCGGCCTGCTCACCGCCCATCACCGAGATCTTGGCGTTCGGCCACATCCACAGGAACCGCGGCGAATAGGCCCGGCCGCACATGGAGTAGTTCCCCGCGCCGTAGGACCCGCCGACGACGACCGTCAGCTTCGGCACCCTCGTGCACGCCACGGCCGTCACCATCTTGGCGCCGTGCTTGGCGATGCCCCCGGCCTCGTAGTCCCGGCCGACCATGAAGCCGGAGATGTTCTGGAGGAACACCAGCGGGATGCCGCGCTGGTCGCACAGCTCGATGAAGTGGGCGCCCTTCTGGGCGGACTCCGAGAACAGGATGCCGTTGTTGGCGACGATGCCGACGGGGTGGCCGTGGATCCGGGCGAAGCCGGTGATCAGCGTCTGGCCGTACTCCGCCTTGAACTCGGCGAAGCGTGAGCCGTCGACCACCCGGGCGATGACCTCCCGCACGTCGTAGGGCGTACGCGAGTCGACGGGCACCGCGCCGTACAGCCCGGCCGGGTCGGCCTTCGGCTCCTCGGCGGGCTCCACCGACCAGGGGAGCGGACCGCGCTCCGGGAGCGTCGCGACGATGTTCCGCACGATCCGCAACGCGTGTTCGTCGTCCTCGGCGAGGTGGTCGGTGACCCCGGACGTGCGGGAGTGCACCTCGCCGCCGCCCAGCTCCTCCGCCGTCACGACCTCACCGGTGGCCGCCTTCACCAGCGGCGGGCCGCCCAGGAAGATCGTGCCCTGGTTCCGGACGATGACGGCCTCGTCGCTCATGGCCGGGACGTACGCCCCGCCCGCCGTGCAGGAGCCGAGCACGGCGGCGATCTGCGGGATCCCGGCACCGGACATCCGGGCCTGGTTGTAGAAGATCCGCCCGAAGTGCTCCCGGTCGGGGAACACCTCGTCCTGCATCGGGAGGAAGGCGCCCCCCGAGTCCACCAGGTAGAGGCACGGCAGGCGGTTCTCCAGGGCCACCTCCTGGGCGCGGAGGTGCTTCTTCACGGTCAGCGGGTAGTACGTGCCGCCCTTGACGGTCGCGTCGTTGGCGACGATCACGCACTCCCGGCCGCTGACCCGCCCGATTCCGGCGATCACGCCGGCCGCCGGCGCCGCGCCCCCGTACATGCCCTCGGCCGCGAGCGGCGCCAGCTCCAGGAAGGGCGAGCCGGGGTCGAGCAGCGCGTCCACCCGCTCGCGGGGCAGCAGCTTGCCGCGCGCCACATGCCGGGCGCGGGCCTTCTCACCTCCGCCGAGCCGTGCCGTGGCGAGCCGCGTGCGCAGCTCCTCGGCGAGCGCGTGATGCGCCGCCTCGTTGGCCTGCCAGGCCTCCGAGGCGGGATCGGCCGCGCTCACCAGGACCGGTGCCTGCTGCATCCTGTCGAGCCCCCTTGCCCGTACCGCAGTAGTCGGATGAGATGTTCGAGAGTTAATGAGCGTTAACGCATCGCGCTCAGGTTAACGAGCGCTAACCCGCCTGTCTAGAATGAATCCTCATGAGCACCCATGCCGCCGCCCGTGTCGCGGCCCCCACCCGCCGCGAACAGATCCTCAGGGAGGCGGCCCGCCTCTTCGCCGAGCGCGGCTTCCACGGCGTCGGGGTCGACGAGATAGGGGCCGCGGTGGGTATCAGCGGCCCCGGCCTCTACCGCCACTTCCCCGGCAAGGACGCGATGCTCGCCGAGCTGCTCGTCGGCATCAGTGAACGCCTGCTGGCCGGCGGCAGGCTGCGTGTCACCGAGGACGGGGCCTCCCGGGGCGGCTCCCCTGACGCCCTCCTGGACGCCCTCATCGAGGGACACATCGACTTCGCCCTGGACGACCGCCCCCTCATCACCCTCCACGACCGTGAGCTGGACCGCCTGCGCGACACCGACCGCAAGCGCGTCCGCCAGCTCCAGCGGCAGTACGTGGAGGTCTGGGTCGACGTCGTACGCACGCTCTACCCGGCCCTCGCGGAGAACGAGGCCCGGGTCACCGTCCACGCGGTGTTCGGCCTGCTGAACTCCACACCCCACCTGACCCGCCCCGAGGCACTCCCGGACCGCACGGCCACGGCCGCCCTGCTGCACCGCCTGGCGCGCGGCGCCTTCGAGGCGGCGGCCTCCTGACCGCCGGGGCGGCAGGTCGCCGCCCCGGTCGGTACAGCCGGGCAGGTCAGGCCGGTGGCGCACCACGCTGGTCCTCCCGGTGACGTCGCGCAGGGATCCCGCCGATCGAGACACCGGGCACACACCGCGCACCCGACGGCACAATGGGTGCATGCCGATACCCAGCCGTGCCGCCCTCGTCGAGCACCTCGTCCGCACCCGGATCGCGGGCGACGTCGCCACACCCCGCGACAATAACCTCTCCCACTACCGCCAGCTCGCCAACGGCAACCGCCACTTCTGGCTGGGGCTGGAGCTCGGCGACCGCTGGCGTGACGAGCAGGACGTGCTGGCCGTGATGGCCGAGAGGTGCGGGGTCAACGACGACCCCGAGCACCGGCAGGGGCAGGACACCATCGATCCGGAGCTCACGGTCGACGCCCTCGACCGGATGGCGGCCCGGCTGCGCAAGGCGGCCGCGGACAGGGAGCGGGTGCTGCTCGCGACCGGCCACCCCGGCGGACTGCTCGACGTGCACCGGCAGACCGCGAACGCCCTGCGGGAGGCCGGATGCGAGATCGTGCGCATCCCCGGCGGCCTGATGGCGGACGAGGGCATGGTCTTCCAGTTCGCCGACGTCGCCGTGCTGGAGCGCGGCGCGACCCTCTGGCACACGCACTCGCCGGTCCCGATGGCCGCCATCCTCGACGGCCTGGAGCGCGAGGGCCGGCCGCGGCCCGACCTGGTCGTGGCCGACCACGGCTGGGCCGGATGCGCGGGGCAGCGCGGGATCGACTCGATCGGCTACGCGGACTGCAACGACCCCGCGCTGTTCCTGGGCGAGGCGGAGGGCACCCTCCAGGTCACCGTGCCCCTGGACGACCACGTCGCCGACCCGCGCTACTACGACCCGATGACCGACTACCTGCTGGACGCGGCCGGGCTGCTCCCCTCCTCCGACCGGGCGTGACGCGCCGCCGGTTCCCGCAGGTGGGCCACCAGCGAGACCGGTTCCGTCACCGTGAAGTCGAAGCCGAGCGAGTCCAGGGAATCAGCCCCGGTGTCCAGGCCGCATGTCTCCGCGTCGACAGGCTCGACGGTGCCCACTGCGGGGTTGATCCGCTCCGGCACCGCCGCGGTGGGAGCGTGGACCGTCACCCGGGCGCGGTGACGCCGGGCGGCGGCCGACGATCCGCCGGCGGCGTACGCCGCCGCGTCGCCGTCCGGGTCCTCGCGGGGCTCGGAACGCGGGCCGGCCGGCAGCCGGGGCGTGAGCCGGTCCATCCGGAGGTGCGCCAGGCGTCACGGTCCACGTCCCACGCTACGAGGTACCACCCGGCGGCCCCATTTCGCGACGCGCTGGGGCTCGACCAGCCGGCGGGCGGAGGCGCCGGAGTGGTCGCGGTAGTCCAGGCGCAGCCGCTCGTGGTCACGGCAGGCGGCCGTCAGTGTCATCAGGGGTTCCGTGTCCGTCCCCGGTGCGGGCCGGTCCGGTGGAACCTGGAGGGCCCGGACGCGCCGCCGCAGACGAGGGCAGCACCTGCTCCAGCATGGCGAGAGCGCGGCCCGAGGTCTCCTCAGTCCCGGCGAGATGGGCCGGATCGCCCCGGATCATGTGAAGGGCATCCACGTGAACGGGCTGGTCACCTAACCCTCGGACAAGTCCGCGGACTCCGCCGGCCTCACCGGGGCGAGCAGATCCGACTGGAGCGGCTGCAGAAGTTCCGTGACGACAAGATGGGCTTCAACTTCGTCCAGTCGACCTGCCTGGAGACGGTGGCCTACGGGCTGAATGACTCGCCGGCCGGCTAGCTCGCCTGGATCATCGAGAAGTTCAAGGAGTGGACGGGAACGGCCAGTGAGCTGCTCGAGGACGCGGCGGACCGCGACACCCTGCTCACCAACATCAGCCTCTACTGGTTCCCCGGTACGGCGGGACGGCG
Proteins encoded in this window:
- a CDS encoding TetR/AcrR family transcriptional regulator; translation: MSTHAAARVAAPTRREQILREAARLFAERGFHGVGVDEIGAAVGISGPGLYRHFPGKDAMLAELLVGISERLLAGGRLRVTEDGASRGGSPDALLDALIEGHIDFALDDRPLITLHDRELDRLRDTDRKRVRQLQRQYVEVWVDVVRTLYPALAENEARVTVHAVFGLLNSTPHLTRPEALPDRTATAALLHRLARGAFEAAAS
- a CDS encoding carboxyl transferase domain-containing protein; protein product: MQQAPVLVSAADPASEAWQANEAAHHALAEELRTRLATARLGGGEKARARHVARGKLLPRERVDALLDPGSPFLELAPLAAEGMYGGAAPAAGVIAGIGRVSGRECVIVANDATVKGGTYYPLTVKKHLRAQEVALENRLPCLYLVDSGGAFLPMQDEVFPDREHFGRIFYNQARMSGAGIPQIAAVLGSCTAGGAYVPAMSDEAVIVRNQGTIFLGGPPLVKAATGEVVTAEELGGGEVHSRTSGVTDHLAEDDEHALRIVRNIVATLPERGPLPWSVEPAEEPKADPAGLYGAVPVDSRTPYDVREVIARVVDGSRFAEFKAEYGQTLITGFARIHGHPVGIVANNGILFSESAQKGAHFIELCDQRGIPLVFLQNISGFMVGRDYEAGGIAKHGAKMVTAVACTRVPKLTVVVGGSYGAGNYSMCGRAYSPRFLWMWPNAKISVMGGEQAASVLATVKRDQIEGRGEEWPAEDEEAFKDPVRAQYEQQGNAYYATARLWDDGVIDPTETRQVLGLALTACANAPLGEPSFGVFRM
- a CDS encoding phosphatase, which codes for MPIPSRAALVEHLVRTRIAGDVATPRDNNLSHYRQLANGNRHFWLGLELGDRWRDEQDVLAVMAERCGVNDDPEHRQGQDTIDPELTVDALDRMAARLRKAAADRERVLLATGHPGGLLDVHRQTANALREAGCEIVRIPGGLMADEGMVFQFADVAVLERGATLWHTHSPVPMAAILDGLEREGRPRPDLVVADHGWAGCAGQRGIDSIGYADCNDPALFLGEAEGTLQVTVPLDDHVADPRYYDPMTDYLLDAAGLLPSSDRA